Below is a genomic region from Prevotella melaninogenica.
TTCAAGTCTTATTTCTATACCTTCGCACGCTATCTGAAACTAAGAGAAGGACAGAAACTCCACTTCGAATTAGGTCGTGCAGTAGTAGGACAGATGGGAAGTCTCATCACTCGCACCCTTTATGTGAAGCAAGGAACAGCAAAACAGTTTGCGATTGTCGATGCAGGAATGACCGACTTGATTCGTCCTGCTCTCTATCAGGCAAGCCATAAGATAGAAAATCTATCAAGCGATGGCGCTTTACACGCTTATGATGTGGTAGGACCAATTTGCGAATCGAGTGATGTCTTCGCAAAAGGAATCGAACTTAACACCGTTCATCGAGGCGACTTGATTGCGATGCGTTCAGCTGGAGCATATGGAGAAATCATGGCTTCGCAATATAACTGTAGGAAACTGCCTGTAGGCTATACCTCTGACGAACTATAATCCATAACATAACGAATAAATGTTCACTTTTGATAATACGACCATCATCATCTCAGTAGTGTTGCTTTTAGTAGCATTGCTGACCTCTTTTCTCAATCCTTTCTTCCGAAAAGTAAGGATTGCAGCGTATGGTGTGCCAACTTCCACAGCCGAAAGTGAAGAAACAAGTAACGAAGATGAGCCTATAGAGGAGAAGGAAGCAATAACGGAACCTGTTGTCACTGAAGAGCAACTCCCTACTTACCCCCCTATCTCGATCATCTTCACGCCCCATGACAATGCACAGGAGCTTGCAAAGAACCTCCCACTCTATCTGAATCAGGACTATCCAGCAGACTTTCAGGTGATTGTTGTGGCACCACAGAATGATCATGAGACGAGTGATGTGTTAAAACGCTTTGCATCTAACTCGCATCTATACACTACCTTCATCCCTGAATCATCACGCTATATGAGCAAGAAGAAGCTTGCCATTACGCTTGGTGTTAAGGCAGCGAAGTATGATTGGGTGATAATGGCAGACATCTGTTGCTATCCGACGGGTGATAATTGGCTGCAAGCTATAGCCCGAAACTGTAAGGAAGGGAAAGATCTCGTGGTGGGTTACACTCGTTATGAGGACGAAACACCTGCTTATCGACACTTCGAAAGACATTATTTGGCACGCTATTTTATGCGTGAATATCAGCATAATAAGTCCTATGCGTGTCCGTTTAATACTTTAGCTTTCCGTAAAAGTCGTTTCTTACGTGAGGAAGGATTCCGCGGAAACCTCAAGTATATACGTGGAGAATACGACTTCATGGTAAACAAATATGCAAGTAGTAACAACCTTGTGTTTGAAAACTCGTTTGAGGGAACACTCATAGAAGAGGCTCCAACAGAGAAGGTTTGGCTCGGCACACACCTTTTCTATATGGAGAATCGCCAACACTTGGAACGTACACCACAGCATCGTTTCCTCCCGTATATCGACCAAACGGCACTACATGGTAATTACTTCTTACTGTGTATTGCACTTGCACTCTCTCTCCTATTGGGTATGTGGACCATTTCTGTTGCTGCAGGATTATCCCTTATCATCTCTATCATTCTGCGCTTAGTCATTGGAAAGAAAGCACTGAGACGCTTCGATATAGAGATTCCAGCATGGAAGATTATCCCATACGAGATTGCTATCGCATGGAAGCACCTTGGTTATAAGTTGAAATACCATCGTGCAGACAAGTATGACTTCATATCTCACAAACTATAAATGCGCATCATCCATTACATAGACAACATAAAGGCAGGCAATCTGCTTTCTGATTACCTTCTACGACTCACCACAGCGCAGAAAGAATATGCTGATGTCAAGACGATTACACAACAGGGGGATTTCAAGAAGCTCCTTGCTGACTTCCAACCTGACATCGTTCATATTCATACCTGTTGGGAGTATCAAGCTGCCACACACGCTTATTGGGCTGCTAAGAAGCAGTGTGCAGTAGTGTTCTCACCGCATTGGGAACTCGATGCGAGAGCAAGAACGACCGAACAGAAGTCTACTAAGAAGGTGAAGACACTGCTCTATCAAGCGGAGATGGTGAGAAGAATGGATGCGCTCCTTGTGAGTAGCGAGCAAGAAAGGCAAGACATTCTAAAGTTAGGCTGGACGAAACGCATTGATATCGTACAGGACAGTGTTCTTAATAGTTCGCTGAGCGATGACGATATGGCACTGCAAACGATTTCTTTCTATCGTAAAGTGCTTGACACACGCTATCAATTTGCCATGACAGCAATGGAGAAAGATGCTATTTCAAGCCTACTACACGTTGGTTTAGCACAAGAGACAACCCACAACCTCTTGCCCAGCGACCAACTTCTGAACCTACGAAGTCTGAATCCAGAACAATGGCGAAGAATCTTCCTCTATGCTGATGACGAGGGAATAAGAGAAATTGTGGACAACTGTATCAGCCGTCTACAACTCAATGCGCCCACTATCGACACTGCTGCCATACAGCGATTCCCACTCTTGTCACCAAAGGAAACGACCTCGGTTGACACAGATAAGCTGATAGGAAACCAACCCATGACACGACAGCGACTCGCTAACTACTCCAATGAGGAAGATGCTATCATCAAGAAGATAGCAACCATCATTGCAAACACACGACAGGTAGAGCGGAAGAAGAAACTTTCCCTACGTCTGTTAGCTGATTTATACACAGTTATAAAGTATAATGACTACGACGAAGACCGACTTGCAGACGTGCTCCGCCACCTTCGTCTCTATCGCTATTCACGTCGTATGATACAGCTCCTTGCCGAGAAGGTGCTTCTTAAAGAGGGATTCATGCCCGTCCCTCCACGTGATGACAGGAAAACAAAGGGCATCAAAAGAAATAATTTCGTACAAAGACATTAACGCATGACACAGAAGAAATACGATTTAAAAAAGGATGAACGCTACTTACGACTATTAGCAAAGTCGTTCCCAAATATTGCTGACGCTGCAACTGAGATTATCAACCTTGAGGCTATCGCACACCTCCCAAAAGGTACTGAACACTTCCTTGCCGACATTCATGGCGAGTATCAAGCGTTCCAACACGTACTTAAAAATGCCTCTGGTAACATCAAGAGAAAGGTTAACGAGCTCTTTGGTGAAAGACTCAGAAACATTGAAAAGCAAGAACTTTGCACTCTGATTTATTATCCAGAACAGAAACTCGAGCTCGTTAAGAAAGAGGAAAAGGATATCAAAGACTGGTATCATATCACCATACACCGACTGATAGAGGTATGTCGTGATGTGTCCAGCAAATATACACGCTCAAAGGTTCGGAAGTCTTTGCCGGATGATTTCTCTTATATCATCCAAGAGTTACTGCACGAACATGCAGACGACAAAGACAAGACTGACTATGTGAGTGCTATCATCAAGACGATTATCTCTACTGGACGAGCTGATGACTTCATCATTGCGATTTGTGAGGTTATCCAACGATTAGTCATCGACCAGCTGCATATCTTAGGTGATGTGTACGATCGTGGACCGGGTGCTCACATCGTAATGGACACCTTAAAGAACTATCACAACTGGGATATCACATGGGGAAACCATGATATCCTATGGATGGGAGCCTGTGCTGGTAACGACGCTTGTATCTGTAATGTCATTCGCATAGCCCTGCGTTATGCAAACATGGCTACTATTGAGGATGGATATGGTATCAACCTTATTCAGTTGGCTACCTTTGCAATGGACGTATATGGTGATGACCCATGCGAGGAGTTCATGCCAAAGATATCGAAAGACAATCCACTCGACGAACGTAGCAAGACACTGACAGCGCAGATGCACAAGGCTATCAGTATCCTTCAGTTTAAGATTGAATCACAGATGATCAGCCGTCATCCGCTTTGGAAGATGGACGACCGTCGTTTGCTCAAAGCTATCGACTATAAGAAGGGTACGATTACCCTCGATGGTAAGGAATATAAGATGCGTTCATGCAACTTCCCAACCATCGATCCAAAGAATCCAGAGCAGCTTACAGAGGCTGAACAGGCACTCATCGATCGTCTTCATCAGTCGTTTACAGGCAGTGAGAAGTTACGCAGTCATATCCGTTCTCTGCTCCGCCACGGCTGTATGTATAACGTCTTCAACCACAATCTCCTTTATCATGCCTCTATCCCACTCACAAAAGAGGGCAAACTAAAAGAGGTTGAGATTGGTCCAGGTGTGAAGTTGAAGGGTAAGGAGTTGCTTTATCAGACTGGTATGAAGATTCGTTCTGCCTTCCAGACAAACAATGAACTGCAGACAGAAGAAGAACGTCAAGATGCTATCGACTTCTTCCTCTTCCTATGGTGTGGACCTGATAGTCCGCTCTTCGACAAGGCAAAGATGGCTACTTTCGAACGCTACTTCATTGCTGAGAAGGAAACTCACCATGAGGAGAAAGGCTACTACTTTGGTATGCGAGACAATGAGGAGATTGCCGATATGATCTTAGATGAGTTTGATGTGCCACAGCCTAACCGTCACATCATCAATGGTCATGTCCCTGTTCATGTTGTCAAGGGTGAGAATCCTATCAAGGCAAATGGTAAACTGATGGTGATTGATGGTGGTTTCTCACAAGCCTATCACAAGGAAACGGGTATTGCAGGCTACACCCTCGTCTATCACTCACGTGGCTTCCAGCTCGTACAACACGAGCCTTTCACATCAACAGAAGATGCCATCAAGCGAGGAACAGACATTGTTTCAACCATCCAGATTG
It encodes:
- a CDS encoding fructose-1,6-bisphosphatase, with protein sequence MTQKKYDLKKDERYLRLLAKSFPNIADAATEIINLEAIAHLPKGTEHFLADIHGEYQAFQHVLKNASGNIKRKVNELFGERLRNIEKQELCTLIYYPEQKLELVKKEEKDIKDWYHITIHRLIEVCRDVSSKYTRSKVRKSLPDDFSYIIQELLHEHADDKDKTDYVSAIIKTIISTGRADDFIIAICEVIQRLVIDQLHILGDVYDRGPGAHIVMDTLKNYHNWDITWGNHDILWMGACAGNDACICNVIRIALRYANMATIEDGYGINLIQLATFAMDVYGDDPCEEFMPKISKDNPLDERSKTLTAQMHKAISILQFKIESQMISRHPLWKMDDRRLLKAIDYKKGTITLDGKEYKMRSCNFPTIDPKNPEQLTEAEQALIDRLHQSFTGSEKLRSHIRSLLRHGCMYNVFNHNLLYHASIPLTKEGKLKEVEIGPGVKLKGKELLYQTGMKIRSAFQTNNELQTEEERQDAIDFFLFLWCGPDSPLFDKAKMATFERYFIAEKETHHEEKGYYFGMRDNEEIADMILDEFDVPQPNRHIINGHVPVHVVKGENPIKANGKLMVIDGGFSQAYHKETGIAGYTLVYHSRGFQLVQHEPFTSTEDAIKRGTDIVSTIQIVEMNQQRLRVEDTDKGTELRLQIEALKELLYAYRCGFLTEHERKTPPKV
- a CDS encoding glycosyltransferase is translated as MFTFDNTTIIISVVLLLVALLTSFLNPFFRKVRIAAYGVPTSTAESEETSNEDEPIEEKEAITEPVVTEEQLPTYPPISIIFTPHDNAQELAKNLPLYLNQDYPADFQVIVVAPQNDHETSDVLKRFASNSHLYTTFIPESSRYMSKKKLAITLGVKAAKYDWVIMADICCYPTGDNWLQAIARNCKEGKDLVVGYTRYEDETPAYRHFERHYLARYFMREYQHNKSYACPFNTLAFRKSRFLREEGFRGNLKYIRGEYDFMVNKYASSNNLVFENSFEGTLIEEAPTEKVWLGTHLFYMENRQHLERTPQHRFLPYIDQTALHGNYFLLCIALALSLLLGMWTISVAAGLSLIISIILRLVIGKKALRRFDIEIPAWKIIPYEIAIAWKHLGYKLKYHRADKYDFISHKL
- a CDS encoding glycosyltransferase family 4 protein; this encodes MRIIHYIDNIKAGNLLSDYLLRLTTAQKEYADVKTITQQGDFKKLLADFQPDIVHIHTCWEYQAATHAYWAAKKQCAVVFSPHWELDARARTTEQKSTKKVKTLLYQAEMVRRMDALLVSSEQERQDILKLGWTKRIDIVQDSVLNSSLSDDDMALQTISFYRKVLDTRYQFAMTAMEKDAISSLLHVGLAQETTHNLLPSDQLLNLRSLNPEQWRRIFLYADDEGIREIVDNCISRLQLNAPTIDTAAIQRFPLLSPKETTSVDTDKLIGNQPMTRQRLANYSNEEDAIIKKIATIIANTRQVERKKKLSLRLLADLYTVIKYNDYDEDRLADVLRHLRLYRYSRRMIQLLAEKVLLKEGFMPVPPRDDRKTKGIKRNNFVQRH